The following are encoded together in the Triticum dicoccoides isolate Atlit2015 ecotype Zavitan chromosome 6B, WEW_v2.0, whole genome shotgun sequence genome:
- the LOC119325581 gene encoding disease resistance protein RGA5-like — protein sequence MEAALVTVATGVLKPVLGKLATLLGDEYKRFKGVRKEIRSLTHELAAMEAFLLKMSEEEEDLDVQDKVWMNEVRELSYDMEDAIDDFIQSVGNKDEKPDGLIEKIKSSLGKLGNMKARHRIGKEIHDLKKQIIEVGDRNARYKGRETFSNTKNVTVDPRALAIFEHASKLVGIDEPKAELIKLLTDEDGVTSTQQQVKMVSIVGSGGMGKTTLANQVYQELKEKFKCKAFISVSRNPDMKNILRTLLSEVGCQDYADTEAGSIQQLIRKITDYLAEKRYFIVIDDIWDVKTWDVIKYAFPMTRCGGVIITTTRLSDVACSCHSSIGGHIYNIRPLNMEHSRQLFKIRLFSSEEDCPSSLVKVSNQILEKCDGLPLAIIAIAGLLANTGRSEHLWNQVKDSIGRSLERNPSVEVMIKILSLSYFDLPPHLKTCLLYLSIFPEDSIIEKKILISRWIAEGFIHKEGRYTAYEVGVRCFNELVNRSLIQLVKTNSFKGKSCRVHDTILDFIVSKSIEENFVTFIGVPNLTTMAQSKARRLSIQVEAEGMPMNLILSHVRSLNVFGNTVNIPSIMEFRHLRVLDFGGNRLLENRHLAYVGMLFQLRYLNFYVTAVSELPEQIGHLQCLEMLDIRRTEVSELPASIANLGKLAHLLLSSNTGTNVKFPDGIAKMQALEVLHSVNTCNQSYNFLQGLGQLKNLRKLGINYRGVAHEDKEVIASSLGKLCTQNLCSLTMWNDDDDFLLNTWCTSPPLNLQKLAIWGCIFPTVPHWVGSLVNLQKLHLEVGRGIRHEDICILGALPALLTLGLEGREKEPSCEDGRLVVSGEAGFRCLRKFNYWRWGDWMDLMFTAKCMPKLEKLKLIFYRHAEDEAPIIPAFDFGIENLSSLTTFKCHLGCRPMTTKIVDTVKASLDRVVSAHPNPITLIFSYCCVVCKDFCAGRCLLSKNLQSSSEST from the exons ATGGAGGCGGCTCTGGTGACTGTGGCCACGGGGGTCCTCAAACCTGTCCTGGGGAAGCTGGCCACCCTGCTCGGCGACGAGTACAAGCGTTTTAAGGGTGTGCGCAAGGAGATCAGGTCTCTCACTCATGAGCTCGCCGCCATGGAAGCTTTTCTCCTCAAgatgtcggaggaggaggaggatctcgATGTGCAGGATAAAGTTTGGATGAATGAGGTGCGGGAATTGTCCTATGACATGGAGGATGCCATCGATGACTTCATTCAAAGCGTTGGTAACAAAGACGAAAAACCAGATGGCCTCATTGAGAAGATCAAGAGCTCTCTAGGGAAGTTGGGAAATATGAAGGCTCGTCATCGAATCGGCAAGGAGATTCATGATCTGAAGAAACAGATCATTGAGGTGGGTGATAGGAACGCAAGGTACAAGGGTCGTGAGACCTTCTCCAATACCAAAAATGTGACCGTTGACCCTAGAGCTCTTGCTATCTTTGAGCATGCATCAAAGCTCGTCGGAATTGATGAACCCAAGGCTGAGTTGATCAAGTTGTTAACTGACGAGGATGGAGTTACATCAACACAACAACAAGTGAAGATGGTCTCCATTGTTGGATCGGGAGGAATGGGCAAAACAACTCTTGCAAACCAAGTGTATCAAGAGCTGAAAGAGAAATTCAAGTGTAAGGCTTTCATATCAGTGTCACGAAATCCAGATATGAAAAATATCTTGAGAACCCTCCTAAGTGAAGTTGGGTGTCAAGATTATGCTGACACCGAAGCAGGGAGCATACAACAACTAATAAGGAAGATTACCGACTACCTAGCAGAAAAAAG GTATTTTATAGTGATTGATGACATATGGGATGTTAAAACATGGGATGTTATTAAGTATGCATTTCCCATGACCAGATGCGGTGGTGTAATAATCACCACTACTCGGCTGAGTGATGTTGCATGTTCATGTCATTCATCAATCGGTGGCCATATTTATAATATAAGGCCTCTTAATATGGAGCACTCAAGACAGCTATTCAAAATAAGATTATTCAGCTCTGAAGAAGATTGCCCTTCATCGCTCGTGAAAGTTTCTAATCAAATCTTGGAAAAGTGTGATGGGTTGCCTTTGGCAATCATTGCTATAGCTGGTTTGTTGGCTAACACAGGAAGATCAGAGCATCTATGGAACCAAGTGAAAGATTCAATTGGTCGTTCACTTGAAAGGAATCCTAGTGTCGAAGTAATGATAAAGATATTGTCACTTAGTTACTTTGATCTTCCTCCGCATCTAAAAACATGTCTCCTGTATCTCAGTATATTTCCGGAAGATTCTATTATTGAGAAGAAAATACTAATATCAAGATGGATTGCCGAAGGATTCATTCACAAAGAAGGTAGATATACTGCATATGAGGTAGGAGTGAGGTGTTTCAATGAGCTCGTCAACAGGAGTTTGATCCAACTTGTGAAGACAAATAGTTTTAAGGGGAAGAGCTGTCGAGTTCACGACACAATTCTTGATTTCATAGTATCCAAGTCTATTGAAGAGAACTTTGTTACTTTCATTGGTGTCCCCAATTTAACTACCATGGCACAAAGCAAAGCCCGTCGTCTCTCCATTCAAGTTGAAGCGGAAGGGATGCCGATGAACCTGATATTATCTCATGTCCGATCACTTAACGTGTTCGGGAATACAGTGAATATTCCTTCGATCATGGAGTTTAGGCATTTGCGTGTCCTTGATTTTGGAGGAAACAGACTATTGGAAAACCGTCATCTCGCGTATGTAGGGATGCTGTTTCAGCTAAGGTACCTCAATTTTTACGTGACAGCAGTAAGTGAGCTCCCGGAACAAATCGGACACTTACAGTGCTTAGAGATGTTGGACATCAGGCGTACAGAGGTGTCTGAGTTGCCAGCCAGTATTGCCAATCTCGGCAAACTTGCACACTTACTTCTTAGCTCAAATACTGGCACAAATGTTAAGTTTCCCGACGGAATTGCTAAGATGCAAGCACTGGAGGTTTTGCATAGCGTTAACACCTGCAATCAGTCATATAACTTTCTGCAAGGGCTTGGTCAGCTAAAGAATCTGAGGAAACTGGGCATTAACTATCGGGGTgttgcccatgaagacaaggaagtTATTGCTTCTTCTCTCGGTAAACTATGCACACAAAACCTTTGTTCTCTAACTATGTGGAATGATGATGACGACTTCTTGCTAAATACATGGTGCACTTCTCCGCCGCTTAACCTCCAAAAGCTTGCCATATGGGGTTGTATATTCCCAACAGTTCCGCATTGGGTAGGATCACTCGTCAACCTACAGAAGTTACACTTGGAGGTGGGGAGAGGTATCCGGCATGAAGATATCTGCATCCTTGGAGCCTTACCCGCTCTGCTCACTCTGGGTCTAGAAGGAAGAGAAAAAGAGCCTTCTTGTGAAGACGGAAGGCTGGTAGTTAGTGGTGAAGCTGGGTTCCGATGCTTGAGGAAGTTTAATTACTGGAGATGGGGAGATTGGATGGATCTTATGTTTACGGCAAAATGTATGCCCAAACTAGAAAAACTGAAGCTTATATTTTACCGGCATGCCGAAGATGAGGCTCCCATCATTCCTGCTTTTGATTTCGGGATCGAAAACCTGTCCAGCCTCACTACTTTCAAATGTCACCTAGGTTGTAGGCCTATGACAACGAAAATTGTTGACACTGTAAAGGCTTCTCTGGACAGAGTAGTCAGCGCACATCCCAACCCCATTACTCTAATCTTCAGTTATTGTTGTGTGGTCTGTAAGGATTTCTGTGCTGGTCGATGCCTTCTGTCTAAAAATCTTCAGTCATCCTCCGAATCTACTTGA